In one window of Ruminococcus albus AD2013 DNA:
- a CDS encoding phosphatidylserine decarboxylase, whose amino-acid sequence MRYRDRQGNEYKVTTNQDRFLNDAYDSYLGRSVLEIASLPVFSKVSRKVLNSRLSSGFIENFAEKNGIDMFDYEDKQYSSFNEFFTRRIKPGRRHFEPDEHKLVSPSDGKVSAYEITPSNTFVIKDSVYNVDSLLRDKKLAQKYAGGYALIIRLSVDDYHRYIYPLSGIKSHDRNIKGFLNTVNPVANRHVEVYKENSRTYCMLRTEFFGDVIQMEVGALMVGKISNHHPWGNHRVRQGEEKGMFEFGGSTIVVLLEKGAAIVDEDLLINTREGAETKVRQGEQLAKSVK is encoded by the coding sequence ATGAGGTACAGAGACAGACAGGGCAACGAGTATAAAGTCACCACTAATCAGGACAGATTCCTGAATGATGCTTATGACAGCTACCTGGGCAGAAGCGTGCTGGAGATAGCTTCACTGCCCGTATTCTCAAAGGTCAGCAGAAAGGTGCTGAACAGCAGACTCAGCAGCGGATTTATTGAGAATTTCGCCGAAAAGAACGGTATAGATATGTTCGACTACGAGGACAAGCAGTATTCATCTTTCAACGAGTTCTTCACCCGCAGGATAAAGCCCGGCAGAAGACACTTTGAGCCCGACGAACACAAACTGGTCTCCCCTTCGGACGGTAAAGTGAGCGCTTATGAGATAACACCATCGAATACCTTTGTTATAAAGGACTCGGTATACAATGTGGACAGCCTGCTGCGTGACAAAAAGCTGGCACAGAAATACGCAGGCGGATACGCTCTTATCATAAGACTTAGCGTTGATGACTACCACAGATACATATACCCACTCAGCGGTATCAAAAGCCATGACCGCAATATAAAGGGCTTCCTGAATACAGTCAACCCTGTAGCTAACCGCCATGTGGAGGTCTACAAAGAGAATTCCCGTACCTACTGTATGCTGAGAACAGAGTTCTTCGGCGATGTGATACAGATGGAAGTCGGTGCACTGATGGTGGGTAAAATTTCCAACCACCACCCCTGGGGAAATCACAGAGTTCGTCAGGGCGAGGAAAAGGGTATGTTTGAATTCGGCGGTTCGACTATCGTAGTACTGCTTGAAAAAGGCGCGGCAATAGTTGACGAAGACCTGCTGATAAACACCCGCGAGGGCGCTGAGACAAAGGTGCGTCAGGGTGAACAGCTGGCGAAGTCTGTAAAATAA